A stretch of the Mycobacterium shigaense genome encodes the following:
- a CDS encoding MmpS family transport accessory protein codes for MFSAFKYGWLPLVAVAVIVLSGYAVFQLHDVFGSQNINTATETKDDSRNTMPKDVVYEIFGPSSTRGQVNYLDERTQPQREYFTALPWRFVITTTLPSVFASVVAQGDKDSIGCRIIVDGVIRDEQTAHNRDAQTFCLVKAA; via the coding sequence ATGTTTTCCGCATTCAAGTATGGCTGGCTGCCGTTGGTGGCCGTAGCGGTGATCGTCCTATCCGGCTACGCGGTTTTCCAGCTACACGACGTCTTTGGCTCGCAAAACATCAACACCGCCACTGAGACCAAGGACGACTCGCGAAACACGATGCCCAAGGACGTGGTGTACGAAATTTTCGGGCCGTCTTCCACCCGCGGCCAGGTCAACTATCTAGATGAGCGAACCCAACCGCAGCGCGAATACTTCACCGCGCTGCCATGGAGATTCGTCATCACTACCACGCTGCCGTCAGTATTCGCAAGCGTTGTCGCACAAGGAGATAAAGACAGCATCGGGTGCCGCATCATCGTCGATGGAGTGATTCGCGACGAACAAACCGCCCACAATCGAGATGCCCAAACCTTTTGCTTGGTGAAAGCAGCATGA